The proteins below come from a single Uloborus diversus isolate 005 chromosome 10, Udiv.v.3.1, whole genome shotgun sequence genomic window:
- the LOC129231396 gene encoding small nuclear ribonucleoprotein F-like gives MANLPLNPKPFLNTLTGQPVIVKLKWGVEYKGVLVSVDGYMNLQLANTEEYNNGQYQGNLGEVLIRCNNVLYLRGVEDEEEDGEI, from the exons ATGGCG AATTTGCCATTGAATCCAAAACCCTTCTTAAACACTCTCACCGGACAGCCAGTGATTGTCAAGTTAAAATGGGGTGTTGAGTATAAAGGTGTACTTGTATCCGTTGATGGCTACATGAACCTTCAA CTTGCAAACACAGAAGAATATAATAATGGGCAATACCAAGGCAATCTCGGTGAAGTTCTGATTAGGTGTAATAATGTTCTATATCTGCGGGGTGTTGAAGATGAAGAAGAGGATGGAGAAATTTGA